A section of the Anaerolineae bacterium genome encodes:
- a CDS encoding site-specific DNA-methyltransferase — translation MPVLQFREKETLPEASPAPLVLDRIVHPQQQAGEPRGWLIQGDNLAVMRALAERFPQGVPLIYTDPPFFTNKRYAVRVGRGEDSRRPETWQLAEGYADRWPDLDAYLAFLWPRLQAMYRLLAPNGTLYVHLDWHAAPYVRVLLDELFGPRRLLNEIVWVYHGPSPIRRAFNRKHDTILAYTKGDDYFFNADAVRVPYHPNTVETFKASSKAGFGKVPDLKRGKVPEDWWYFPVVARLHKERTGYPTQKPEALVERVLRASSHEGDWIGDVFLGSGTTAVVAARLGRRFVGVDASWRAIHIAAQRLVLAGAPPFVVWRVGQVPVPTPEPPQGWGVQRTAQGLALRSPNWAAVETWEVDPDYDGQVFRSQIQGVRPFRGVEPLPRILPFPEGETKTRTVAVRVVLRDGQELRWLQSMSN, via the coding sequence ATGCCCGTTTTGCAATTTCGCGAAAAGGAAACCTTGCCCGAAGCCTCGCCTGCGCCGTTGGTGCTGGACCGGATTGTGCATCCCCAACAGCAGGCAGGCGAGCCGCGAGGGTGGCTCATCCAGGGGGATAACCTGGCCGTGATGCGCGCTTTGGCTGAGCGGTTTCCTCAGGGGGTGCCGCTGATTTATACTGATCCCCCATTTTTCACCAACAAACGTTACGCTGTGCGCGTCGGCCGGGGCGAAGATTCGCGGCGGCCGGAAACCTGGCAACTGGCCGAAGGGTATGCGGATCGATGGCCCGACCTGGACGCTTATCTGGCGTTCCTGTGGCCCCGTTTACAGGCTATGTATCGCCTGCTGGCGCCCAACGGTACCTTATATGTCCATCTCGACTGGCACGCCGCGCCCTATGTGCGCGTGTTGCTTGACGAGTTGTTCGGCCCCAGGCGCCTATTGAACGAAATCGTGTGGGTCTATCATGGCCCTTCACCCATTCGCCGGGCCTTCAACCGCAAACACGACACCATCCTGGCCTATACCAAGGGCGACGATTACTTCTTCAACGCCGATGCAGTACGGGTGCCCTATCATCCCAACACCGTGGAGACCTTCAAAGCCTCGTCCAAGGCGGGTTTTGGCAAGGTGCCCGACCTGAAACGCGGCAAGGTGCCCGAAGACTGGTGGTATTTCCCGGTGGTGGCACGGTTGCACAAGGAACGGACGGGCTACCCGACCCAGAAGCCGGAGGCTCTGGTGGAGCGCGTGTTGCGGGCTTCGTCGCACGAGGGGGATTGGATAGGGGATGTGTTCCTGGGGTCAGGGACGACGGCGGTGGTGGCGGCTCGCCTGGGTCGCCGTTTTGTGGGCGTGGATGCTTCGTGGCGGGCCATTCATATCGCCGCCCAGCGACTGGTGCTGGCAGGGGCCCCGCCTTTTGTGGTGTGGCGTGTGGGGCAGGTCCCCGTTCCGACGCCTGAGCCTCCGCAGGGATGGGGGGTGCAGAGGACGGCCCAGGGTCTTGCGTTGCGCTCCCCCAATTGGGCGGCGGTGGAAACCTGGGAGGTGGATCCGGATTACGATGGGCAGGTGTTTCGCAGCCAGATCCAGGGAGTGCGCCCTTTCCGTGGGGTGGAGCCCCTCCCCAGGATATTGCCTTTCCCCGAAGGGGAAACGAAAACCCGCACCGTGGCGGTGCGGGTGGTGTTGCGCGACGGTCAGGAACTGCGTTGGCTTCAATCGATGTCTAACTGA
- the bcp gene encoding thioredoxin-dependent thiol peroxidase, which produces MLLPEGTPAPDFALPDESGQIHRLSDYRGRAIVLYFYPKDNTPGCTKEACGFRDDYADYQAAGVMVIGVSPDPPERHARFKLKYNLPFVLLSDPEHQVLEKYGAWGLKKAYGREYYGVLRVTYVIDPEGIIRKVYPKVKPAEHSKQVLEDLRAMGLLAEGA; this is translated from the coding sequence ATGTTGTTGCCCGAAGGAACGCCAGCCCCCGACTTTGCCTTGCCCGACGAAAGCGGGCAGATCCATCGTCTGTCGGATTATCGCGGTCGGGCGATAGTGCTGTACTTTTACCCCAAAGACAACACCCCAGGCTGCACCAAGGAGGCTTGCGGCTTTCGAGACGACTACGCCGACTATCAGGCCGCCGGGGTGATGGTCATTGGTGTCAGCCCCGATCCACCCGAGCGCCATGCCAGGTTCAAGCTCAAATATAACCTGCCCTTTGTGTTGCTTTCGGACCCCGAACACCAGGTTCTCGAAAAGTATGGCGCCTGGGGATTGAAGAAGGCCTATGGTCGGGAATACTACGGTGTGCTGCGGGTGACCTATGTGATCGACCCTGAAGGCATCATTCGCAAGGTCTATCCCAAAGTGAAACCCGCCGAGCACAGCAAACAAGTGCTGGAGGACCTGCGGGCGATGGGCCTGCTTGCCGAAGGAGCCTGA
- a CDS encoding response regulator transcription factor, with product MENGKDVSGRILWIEGRRATVPPFVAAVRRKGYEVHTVPSGQKALAAMASFRPHLIVLYAASFASSGIRISRRLREAAPDIPQLLILGEKATINGNPPADIILHLPFTARKLLNRICRLLPTDGRRILRVGPITLDVDNRRVQCLDKDSRLTPRMSELLQVLLENPGVPLRRDELFAKVWKTDYTADTRTLDVHISWLRRAIEPDPSHPRFIKTVRGIGYQLDID from the coding sequence ATGGAAAACGGCAAGGATGTTTCAGGACGCATTCTGTGGATTGAAGGCCGAAGGGCAACGGTGCCCCCCTTTGTGGCCGCCGTGCGTCGCAAGGGGTACGAGGTCCACACCGTCCCCAGCGGGCAAAAAGCCCTGGCTGCCATGGCGTCCTTTCGCCCGCACCTGATCGTGCTTTATGCCGCTTCCTTTGCCAGCAGCGGTATACGCATTTCACGCCGGCTGCGCGAGGCCGCCCCCGACATCCCTCAACTCCTCATCCTGGGCGAAAAAGCGACGATCAATGGCAATCCCCCGGCCGACATCATCCTCCATCTCCCCTTCACGGCGCGCAAACTGCTCAATCGCATCTGCCGCCTGTTGCCCACAGATGGTCGGCGCATCCTGCGCGTTGGCCCCATCACCCTGGATGTGGACAACCGGCGGGTGCAATGCCTGGACAAGGACAGCCGACTGACCCCCCGCATGAGCGAACTGTTGCAAGTGCTGCTGGAAAATCCGGGCGTTCCCCTGCGCCGCGATGAGTTGTTCGCCAAGGTGTGGAAGACCGATTACACCGCCGATACCCGAACCCTGGATGTGCACATCTCCTGGCTGCGGCGCGCCATCGAACCCGATCCCAGCCACCCCCGCTTCATCAAAACCGTGCGTGGGATCGGCTATCAGTTAGACATCGATTGA
- a CDS encoding response regulator: MPGIEGYDVLFYLRRDPRLKVVPVIVVTSEAQQEAHQRARQTSALTVIVKPPTLEQIEEALRRAGIL, encoded by the coding sequence ATGCCGGGCATCGAAGGATATGATGTGCTCTTTTACCTGCGACGGGACCCGCGTCTGAAGGTGGTGCCGGTGATTGTGGTCACTTCTGAAGCCCAGCAGGAAGCCCATCAACGCGCCCGGCAGACCAGCGCTTTGACCGTTATCGTCAAACCGCCCACCCTGGAGCAAATCGAGGAAGCCCTGCGCCGGGCCGGGATTTTGTAA
- a CDS encoding molybdopterin biosynthesis protein translates to MSVYLHDIPLDEAKRRFWEALREVGLDGPLGVERISLDERAVGRVLAEPIWARISSPHYHAAAMDGFAVRATDTFGAMPTRPLMLIYGEQAVYVDTGDPIPIWANAVIPIEQVEPLDEADGLAADPRHPARLRIRAAARPWQHVRPIGEDIVATQLVLPAGRVLRPVDLGALAGAGYTEVPVARKPRVAILPTGTELVPIGQEPKPGDIIEYNSVVLAAQVRQWGGEPTRYPISVDDFDLIRSRVAEAARTHDLVLVNAGSSAGSEDFTARVVESLGRLLVHGVAVRPGHPVILGLIQAGKRWVPVVGVPGYPASAALTGEIFVEPLLARWLGRTPHRPPVLRAHLTRKLASPAGDDDYVRVVVGRVGERWLAAPLARGAGLITSLVRADGIVVVPRGLQGYEAGTEVTVRLYTPPQELENTLFAIGSHDVSLDLMIQFLAQRGRRLVSANVGSLGGLVALRRGEAHLAGSHLLDPESGEYNLAYIRRYLPDVPVKVVALVGRQQGLMVQPGNPKNIRSLEDLARPDVTFVNRQRGAGTRVLLDYHLSRLGISPEQVQGYNEEEYTHLAVAAAVAAGRADCGLGIPAAAQALGLDFVSLFTERYDLVILAAFYDSPLLAPLLELLYDAEFRRAVAALPGYDVDVMGTLVAELP, encoded by the coding sequence ATGAGCGTCTATCTTCACGACATCCCGCTGGACGAAGCCAAGCGCCGCTTCTGGGAAGCGCTGCGCGAAGTGGGCCTGGACGGTCCTTTAGGCGTCGAGCGTATTTCCCTGGACGAACGGGCGGTAGGCCGGGTGTTGGCCGAGCCGATTTGGGCCAGGATTTCCTCGCCCCACTACCATGCCGCGGCCATGGATGGTTTTGCCGTGCGCGCCACCGACACTTTTGGCGCCATGCCCACCCGACCGTTGATGCTGATCTACGGTGAGCAGGCGGTGTATGTGGACACCGGCGACCCCATCCCGATTTGGGCCAACGCGGTGATCCCCATCGAACAGGTGGAGCCGCTGGACGAGGCGGACGGCCTGGCGGCCGACCCGCGCCATCCGGCCCGATTGCGCATCCGCGCGGCTGCCCGACCCTGGCAGCATGTGCGGCCTATCGGCGAGGATATCGTGGCCACTCAGTTGGTGCTCCCCGCCGGCCGGGTGTTGCGCCCGGTGGACCTGGGGGCCCTGGCCGGAGCCGGGTATACCGAGGTGCCGGTGGCCCGCAAACCCAGAGTAGCCATCTTGCCCACAGGGACCGAGTTGGTGCCTATCGGCCAGGAACCCAAACCCGGCGACATCATCGAGTACAACTCGGTGGTGCTGGCTGCGCAGGTGCGCCAGTGGGGTGGGGAGCCAACTCGCTACCCCATCAGCGTCGACGACTTTGACCTTATCCGTTCGCGGGTGGCCGAGGCGGCGCGCACTCATGATTTGGTGTTGGTCAACGCCGGCTCGTCGGCGGGCTCGGAGGACTTCACCGCGCGGGTGGTGGAAAGCCTGGGACGCCTGCTGGTGCACGGTGTGGCCGTGCGGCCCGGCCACCCGGTGATTTTGGGGCTCATCCAGGCGGGTAAGCGCTGGGTGCCGGTGGTGGGCGTGCCGGGTTATCCGGCCTCGGCGGCCCTCACCGGGGAGATTTTCGTCGAGCCGTTGCTGGCCCGCTGGCTGGGGCGCACGCCTCACCGGCCGCCTGTCCTCCGTGCCCATCTGACCCGCAAACTGGCCTCGCCTGCCGGCGATGACGATTATGTGCGCGTGGTGGTGGGCCGGGTGGGAGAACGCTGGCTGGCCGCGCCCCTGGCCCGCGGGGCCGGGCTGATCACCTCGCTGGTCCGGGCTGACGGCATTGTGGTCGTGCCCCGGGGATTGCAAGGCTACGAGGCAGGCACCGAGGTCACCGTGCGCCTTTACACCCCCCCGCAGGAACTGGAGAACACGCTGTTTGCCATCGGGTCCCATGATGTCAGTCTTGACCTGATGATCCAGTTTCTGGCGCAACGGGGGCGGCGGCTGGTCTCGGCCAATGTGGGGAGTTTGGGCGGCCTGGTGGCGCTGAGGCGTGGTGAGGCCCACCTGGCAGGGAGCCACCTGCTGGACCCGGAGAGCGGTGAGTACAACCTGGCGTACATCCGCCGCTATTTGCCCGATGTGCCGGTCAAGGTGGTGGCGCTGGTGGGGCGGCAGCAGGGGCTCATGGTGCAGCCTGGCAACCCCAAGAACATCCGCTCCCTGGAAGATTTAGCCCGGCCCGATGTGACTTTTGTCAACCGGCAGCGGGGCGCGGGGACGCGGGTGCTTTTGGATTACCACCTGAGCCGTCTGGGGATTTCCCCGGAGCAGGTCCAGGGGTACAATGAAGAAGAGTACACGCACCTCGCTGTGGCCGCGGCCGTGGCCGCCGGACGCGCCGATTGCGGTTTGGGCATCCCCGCGGCAGCCCAGGCGTTGGGGCTGGACTTCGTGTCGTTGTTTACCGAGCGGTATGACCTGGTCATCCTCGCCGCGTTCTACGACAGTCCTTTGCTGGCCCCGTTGCTGGAGTTGCTCTACGACGCCGAGTTTCGCCGGGCCGTGGCCGCGCTGCCGGGCTACGATGTGGATGTGATGGGGACGCTGGTGGCCGAGTTGCCTTGA
- a CDS encoding molybdopterin molybdenumtransferase MoeA: protein MPEFLHLLPPEEARQRWLPHLTHRLPSERVPTAQALGRVTAEPITASHPMPPFPRSAVDGFAVRAADTYGASESLPAYLTVMGEVPMGAAATFRVGPGQAALIHTGGMLPEGADAVVMVEYTQQAREGEVEVLRPVAVGDNVIALGEDVAQGEVVIPQGARLRAAEIGGLMALGVVQVSVVRKPRVGILSTGDEVVPPEAMPGPGQVRDVNTYTLSAQVRRWGGEPVTYGILPDRREALEDAARRALAECDLVVVTAGSSASVRDMTAEVLDALGEPGVLVHGVATKPGRPTILAVADGKPVIGLPGNPVSALVNTDLFVRPALERLLGLRVLRPRPVVRARVTVNLPSEAGREDWWPVRLRATLEGWEAEPIFYKSNLIFRLVEADGLLKVPADATGIAAGEWAEVVLEVI from the coding sequence ATGCCCGAATTTTTGCACTTGCTGCCCCCGGAAGAGGCGCGGCAACGCTGGCTGCCGCACCTTACCCACCGTTTGCCCTCCGAGAGGGTGCCCACGGCTCAGGCGTTGGGCCGGGTGACCGCCGAGCCCATCACGGCGTCGCACCCCATGCCCCCCTTCCCGCGCTCGGCCGTGGACGGTTTTGCGGTGCGGGCGGCCGATACTTACGGGGCCTCGGAGTCGCTCCCGGCCTATCTGACCGTGATGGGGGAGGTGCCCATGGGCGCGGCGGCAACCTTCCGCGTGGGGCCTGGGCAGGCGGCGTTGATTCACACCGGAGGCATGCTGCCCGAGGGGGCCGATGCCGTGGTAATGGTGGAGTACACCCAGCAGGCGCGGGAGGGCGAAGTGGAGGTGCTGCGTCCGGTGGCCGTGGGGGACAATGTGATCGCCTTAGGTGAGGATGTGGCCCAGGGCGAGGTGGTCATCCCCCAGGGGGCCCGGTTGCGGGCCGCCGAGATCGGGGGATTGATGGCCCTGGGGGTGGTGCAGGTCTCCGTGGTCCGGAAACCCCGGGTGGGTATCCTGTCCACGGGGGACGAAGTGGTCCCCCCGGAGGCCATGCCGGGCCCTGGTCAGGTGCGGGATGTGAACACCTATACCCTGAGCGCCCAGGTGCGTCGTTGGGGCGGTGAACCGGTGACTTATGGCATTCTCCCCGACCGACGGGAGGCGCTGGAAGACGCGGCCCGCCGGGCGTTGGCTGAGTGTGACCTGGTGGTGGTCACGGCAGGCTCCTCGGCGTCGGTGCGCGACATGACCGCCGAGGTGTTGGATGCCCTGGGCGAGCCCGGCGTGCTGGTGCACGGCGTGGCGACCAAGCCTGGACGGCCCACCATTTTGGCCGTGGCCGACGGGAAGCCAGTCATCGGTTTGCCGGGGAACCCGGTGAGCGCTTTGGTGAACACCGATTTGTTCGTGCGCCCGGCGCTGGAGCGGTTGTTGGGCCTCCGCGTGCTTCGTCCCAGGCCTGTGGTGCGGGCGCGGGTGACGGTCAATCTGCCCTCGGAGGCCGGCCGAGAGGACTGGTGGCCGGTGCGGCTGCGGGCTACGCTTGAGGGATGGGAGGCCGAGCCGATTTTCTACAAGTCCAACCTCATTTTCCGCCTGGTGGAGGCGGACGGCCTGCTCAAAGTGCCGGCCGATGCGACGGGCATCGCTGCCGGGGAGTGGGCTGAGGTGGTGTTGGAGGTAATTTGA